A window of Raineyella sp. W15-4 contains these coding sequences:
- a CDS encoding ATP-binding protein: protein MSGIDIETKRKLREMGAGPLLEAIEAQDDALVLGLGFADRLRLVVDEAHSSFTHAKVEGLIRRAGLRYPGADLRRVDLIEERGLDRNVIAQLATCSFVDRQQNVVFQGFTGSGKSYLGCALAKQACQHRIRAHYIRMPDLEEAWAQARDKPQGQTKFLNKYAAFTVLVIDEWLLDHPDEGMRSMLLELLERRYDAASTVFCTQYAKKDWHQRLGSGVHADAIMDRIVHNTIWVDTGSHNMREHATLNQ, encoded by the coding sequence GTGAGCGGGATCGACATCGAGACCAAGCGCAAGCTCCGCGAGATGGGCGCCGGCCCGCTCCTGGAAGCGATCGAGGCCCAGGACGACGCCCTCGTCCTCGGGCTGGGCTTCGCCGACCGGCTCCGGCTGGTCGTCGACGAGGCGCACAGCTCCTTCACCCACGCGAAGGTCGAGGGACTGATCCGGCGGGCCGGGCTGCGCTACCCGGGCGCGGATCTACGCCGGGTCGACCTGATCGAGGAACGAGGCCTGGACCGCAACGTGATCGCCCAGCTCGCGACATGCTCGTTCGTCGACCGCCAGCAGAACGTGGTGTTCCAGGGCTTCACCGGGTCGGGGAAGTCCTACCTCGGCTGCGCGCTGGCCAAACAGGCCTGTCAACACCGGATCCGGGCCCACTACATCCGGATGCCCGACCTCGAAGAGGCCTGGGCCCAGGCCCGCGACAAGCCCCAAGGGCAGACGAAGTTCCTGAACAAGTACGCGGCGTTCACCGTGCTGGTGATCGACGAATGGCTCCTCGACCATCCCGACGAGGGCATGCGCAGCATGCTGCTGGAACTGCTCGAGCGCCGCTACGACGCCGCCTCGACGGTGTTCTGCACTCAGTATGCGAAGAAGGATTGGCACCAGCGCCTCGGCTCCGGAGTCCACGCCGATGCGATCATGGACCGCATCGTCCACAACACCATCTGGGTCGATACCGGCAGCCACAACATGCGTGAACACGCCACCCTGAACCAGTAA